The following are from one region of the Oncorhynchus masou masou isolate Uvic2021 chromosome 24, UVic_Omas_1.1, whole genome shotgun sequence genome:
- the LOC135511584 gene encoding hemoglobin subunit beta-2-like: MVVWTDEERAAISDIFSKLDYDDVGPKCLSRCLIVYPWTQRYFGAFGNLYNAEAIMNNPLIAKHGTTVLRGLERALKNMDDIKNTYAELSILHSEKLRVDPDNFKLLSDCLTIVIAAKMGTAFTPEYQASFQKFLSVVVSALGRQYH; the protein is encoded by the exons ATGGTTGTGTGGACAGATGAAGAGCGCGCAGCCATCTCCGACATATTCTCCAAGCTAGACTATGACGACGTTGGCCCAAAGTGCCTGTCACG GTGTCTGATCGTTTACCCCTGGACCCAGAGGTACTTCGGGGCCTTCGGCAACCTGTACAACGCAGAGGCCATCATGAACAACCCTCTGATCGCTAAGCACGGCACCACGGTGCTGCGCGGTCTGGAAAGAGCTCTGAAGAACATGGACGACATAAAGAACACATACGCCGAGCTGAGCATTCTGCACTCCGAGAAACTGCGCGTGGATCCCGACAACTTCAAA CtgttgtctgactgtctgaccatCGTCATCGCTGCGAAGATGGGCACCGCCTTCACCCCGGAGTATCAGGCATCCTTCCAGAAGTTCTTGTCGGTGGTGGTGTCCGCTCTGGGCAGGCAGTACCACTAG